Proteins encoded within one genomic window of Lampris incognitus isolate fLamInc1 chromosome 19, fLamInc1.hap2, whole genome shotgun sequence:
- the LOC130130082 gene encoding LOW QUALITY PROTEIN: threonine synthase-like 1 (The sequence of the model RefSeq protein was modified relative to this genomic sequence to represent the inferred CDS: deleted 2 bases in 1 codon): MELLNACKTTLKAVRWHLAPFATSKVWLSTKTSQLRDKNILLMGPPGAGKTTVGRIVARRLGLPIIDVDDDVLEKTWRMPVAAKLAAVGGERFLEEEGQALCNFSSVGSVVSLTGSNPLHAGAMQHIRQTGTVVYLDVDTEDIIQRLSRMKVNRIVGQEAGVSMRKILNYRKQFYEKWLDVRVLCGVGDTVEVIAEKVLKAVARYQNPEIETYISTRSTGKASSNNDITYFSDVVLEGLAADGGLYVPRHGFPKVGTHEWLRLANMSYPERALAILEKCIHPMDIPATDLRTMVFKAYGTNFASEAVAPVKHLIHNQYVQELFHGPTASFKDLALQLMPQLFAYCLPQMCNYLILVATSGDTGSAVLSGFSGLCDSDRQRTGVLVYFPEQGVSEIQKLQMTAYREGNARTISVYSDFDFCQRAIKRMFGESGMTGHLAVEYGTVLSTANSINWGRLLPQVVYHCSAYLDLFRDGVIKFGEPIDVCIPTGNFGNAMSALYAKQMGIPIRKVICASNHNRIITDFITTGECDLRGRPLIISHSPAIDILKSSNLERFIYHISGGDGHLVGDLFTRLEKEQYFRLPEPFLRKIQEDVLAGWCSEEDCLLAIQSVHKQSGYVMDTHTAVAKVVADRLQDGSCPVVVCSTAHYGKFASAVLKALLFQNIPKDPLDQLRELESFTSKPEMHKHLLKCLEERGSRAHTVCPADYNALVEEVETMIQDSFLNVA; encoded by the exons ATGGAGTTGTTGAACGCATGCAAGACAACCCTAAAGGCTGTCAGATGGCACCTGGCTCCTTTTGCGACATCAAAAGTATGGCTGTCCACCAAGACCTCCCAGCTGAGAGACAAAAACATCCTGCTCATGGGTCCACCCGGAGCAGGGAAGACTACAGTGGGGAGGATTGTGGCCCGAAGACTGGGACTGCCCATCATTGATGTGGATGATGATGTCTTAGAGAAGACATGGAGGATGCCTGTGGCTGCTAAGCTGGCAGCGGTTGGCGGAGAACGTTTCCTTGAGGAAGAGGGTCAGGCACTGTGTAACTTCTCCTCTGTCGGGAGTGTTGTCTCTCTGACAGGTTCAAACCCTCTTCATGCCGGGGCCATGCAGCACATCAGACAGACTGGAACTGTTGTGTACCTGGATGTGGACACTGAGGACATTATACAGAGACTATCGAGGATGAAGGTCAACAGGATTGTTGGCCAGGAGGCGGGGGTATCCATGAGGAAGATTCTGAATTACAGGAAACAGTTTTACGAGAAATGGCTTGATGTTAGAGTACTGTGTGGTGTGGGTGATACAGTGGAGGTGATAGCAGAGAAGGTGCTGAAGGCTGTGGCGAGATATCAAAACCCTGAGATAGAAACCTACATTTCAACCAGAAGTACTGGTAAAGCATCTTCCAATAATGATATAACATATTTCAGTGATGTTGTGCTGGAGGGTCTTGCTGCAGATGGAGGGCTCTACGTTCCCCGACATGGCTTCCCAAAGGTTGGTACTCATGAATGGCTGAGGCTAGCCAACATGTCATACCCTGAGAGGGCATTAGCTATACTTGAAAAGTGCATACACCCTATGGATATCCCTGCTACTGACCTTAGAACGATGGTGTTTAAGGCATATGGCACAAACTTTGCTAGTGAAGCAGTTGCGCCTGTAAAACACCTGATCCATAACCAATATGTTCAAGAGCTTTTTCATGGACCTACGGCCTCGTTCAAGGACCTAGCCTTGCAGTTGATGCCACAGCTCTTTGCTTATTGCCTCCCACAGATGTGCAACTACCTAATTCTGGTAGCTACATCTGGAGACACTGGGAGCGCCGTGCTCAGTGGTTTCAGTGGCCTTTGTGACAGTGACAGGCAGAGGACTGGCGTACTGGTGTATTTCCCTGAACAAGGGGTGAGTGAAATTCAGAAGCTCCAGATGACGGCCTACAGAGAGGGCAATGCCAGGACCATCAGCGTCTATTCTGACTTTGATTTCTGTCAGAGAGCAATTAAAAGGATGTTTGGCGAGTCGGGGATGACAGGTCACCTTGCTGTTGAGTATGGCACTGTCCTTAGCACTGCCAACTCCATCAACTGGGGACGGCTATTACCACAG gtcgTTTACCACTGCTCAGCATATCTGGATCTGTTCAGAGATGGTGTCATCAAGTTTGGCGAGCCCATTGACGTCTGCATCCCCACTGGCAACTTTGGCAACGCCATGTCCGCTCTGTATGCCAAGCAGATGGGCATTCCGATCCGAAAAGTCATCTGTGCCTCCAACCACAACCGCATCATCACAGACTTCATCACTACGGGCGAGTGTGATCTCAGAGGGCGGCCCCTCATCATCTCACACTCCCCAGCCATAGACATCCTGAAATCCTCTAATCTCGAGCGGTTCATCTATCACATCTCAGGCGGAGACGGCCATCTTGTCGGGGACCTGTTCACGCGCTTGGAGAAGGAGCAGTACTTCAGACTCCCCGAGCCTTTCCTCAGGAAGATACAGGAGGACGTGCTGGCGGGTTGGTGCTCTGAAGAGGACTGCCTGCTTGCCATCCAGAGTGTTCACAAACAGAGCGGTTATGTTATGGATACGCACACAGCTGTGGCT AAAGTAGTGGCTGACCGGCTGCAGGACGGATCATGCCCGGTTGTAGTTTGCTCCACTGCTCACTATGGGAAGTTTGCGTCAGCTGTCCTGAAAGCACTGCTGTTCCAAAATATACCAAAAGATCCTTTAGACCAGCTAAGGGAGTTGGAATCTTTCACATCTAAACCGGAAATGCACAAACATTTGCTCAAATGCCTCGAAGAAAGGGGCAGCCGGGCACACACTGTTTGTCCAGCAGATTACAACGCATTGGTTGAAGAGGTTGAGACTATGATACAAGATTCCTTCTTGAACGTTGCATAG